Proteins found in one Sorghum bicolor cultivar BTx623 chromosome 1, Sorghum_bicolor_NCBIv3, whole genome shotgun sequence genomic segment:
- the LOC110432050 gene encoding vegetative cell wall protein gp1-like — MSSITYVKMFRVSTFLSPSLALRAPSPSPPARGRRRPAAGPRSPDPLPPLHFPPPPLAESTPAGRPPSPRLGPPSPAARRPPPRPPVPPVPGRPSPPAPAARAPRPRPPVAPRPGRPSPPVPGRPSPPSPAGPRRRGLWAVGSATAVPHHLRDLVEQEQAGPCFGKLAV; from the exons CTCTCCCCGTCGCTCGCCCTCCGCGCGCCCTCCCCGTCGCCGCCggcccgcggccgccgccggccaGCCGCCGGCCCCCGCTCGCCGGATCCGCTCCCCCCCCTCCACTTCCCCCCGCCTCCCCTCGCCGAATCgacgccggccggccgcccgccctccccccgccTCGGCCCCCCGTCCCCGGCCGCCCGTCGCCCCCCGCCCCGGCCGCCCGTGCCCCCCGTCCCCGGCCGCCCGTCGCCCCCTGCCCCGGCCGCCCGTGCCCCCCGTCCCCGGCCGCCCGTCGCCCCCCGCCCCGGCCGCCCGTCGCCCCCCGTCCCCGGCCGCCCGTCGCCCCCGTCGCCTGCCGGCCCGAGGAGAAGGGGACTGTGGGCTGTGGGGAGCGCCACCGCCGTCCCCCACCACCTGAGGGACCTGGTCGAGCAGGAGCAGGCAGGGCCCT GTTTTGGAAAGCTTGCCGTGtag
- the LOC8083602 gene encoding disease resistance protein RGA2, translating into MAEFVVGALVKSLKEKASSYLLDEYKVMQGMEEQREILARRLPAILDVIEDAEKGASRPGVGAWLQAIKKVSYEGIDVFDEFKYESLRRDAKKKGHYVKLGMDLVSLFPARNPIVFRYRMSKKLHKIVQKIEVLVKDMNDFNFTQRQHVPVPPSVQLRWRQTDSIMVDSDMDIVNRSRNEEKMKIIKILLEQDGHCSGGVPMVVPIVGVGGLGKTTFVQLIYNDPEIEKHFSLRRWCCVSEDFDIANIASKVCQRHEEDREKALQELRKELSGKRYLIVLDDVWNRDPDKWGKLVTCLKQGDRGSAILTTTRDAQVARVMTMGAPGAYNLQNLGDKYMKEIIQSRAFSVQKPSSDELDVVVDKIVHRCVGSPLAAKAFGSMLSTKSSIQEWKDMLAKSQICDERTEIFPILKLSYDDLPSDMKQCFAFCAVFPKDYEIDVDSLIQLWMAHDLIHAQAEDNPDLIGKEIFNQLAWRSFFQDVKQTPPPIDDYGRRKQLRSGKLCRMHDLMHDVALSIMGKECATIADRANVMSLSNPARHMFISYQRPGTRLDDFLKKHSSTLQTLLYSHPWIYYESAPHLSKYNSLRAMQLCRLKKLPVKPRHLQHLRYLNLSSNWIKELPEEISLLYNLLTMDVSHCWSLCRLPNNMKYMRSLRHLYTNGCTSLECMPPDLGQVTSLQTLTYFVVGSSSSCSTVGELQHLNLSGELDLNGLENATEEHVKAASLGIKEKLTHLSLKWNSQDDDELISDCHSKVLDALKPPGGMEMLRIVNYKGSNIPTWVKDLGSFQQKLTELHLIGCTMCEDFPEFSHMRVLQVLRLKKLYKLRSLCRNIAFMDFPALKELKLCDLKSLERWVETEAAFMDEITFPLLEKICIKDCPKLTSLPEAPKMKVIKIKEDKAQLSLSLISARYMSSLSVLELHVGGTEAALELDQNQELSIAQMSIRGCSFLFTSSSSRHIAGIWKWFGQLQELEIRGCSCVIYWPEEEFFSLVSLTKLKLVWCTNLTGRAPVNGVATRARDELLPQLKKLEVDGCESLTELFVLPRSITHINIDGCCSFEFIWGKDDTESMSVQVEHGKDLTTAPEQLQGSTKSLPCLETLYIRGSDKLATLPNIPPSLKKLSVYHCPELRYISGHLDALVNVGIGSCNKLESPEWGNMPALKDFGLIRCKRLTSLPGSLGSYSALIRVLVEYCPAIDMRPLYEHLPQRLDSLEYKDLSHVRSSDPREGPKLRDPKSWIYAIPGCKDRVYS; encoded by the exons ATGGCTGAATTCGTGGTTGGGGCGCTGGTCAAATCGCTGAAGGAGAAGGCATCCAGCTACCTTCTGGATGAGTACAAGGTGATGCAAGGCATGGAGGAGCAGCGCGAGATCCTAGCGCGCAGGCTCCCGGCCATCCTTGACGTCATTGAAGACGCGGAGAAGGGGGCTAGCCGACCAGGAGTCGGTGCTTGGCTCCAAGCAATCAAGAAGGTGTCCTATGAGGGGATCGACGTCTTCGACGAGTTCAAGTACGAATCGCTCCGGCGTGACGCCAAGAAAAAGGGACACTACGTCAAGCTCGGGATGGATCTTGTAAGCCTCTTCCCTGCTCGTAACCCCATCGTGTTTCGTTACAGGATGAGCAAGAAGCTGCACAAGATTGTGCAGAAGATAGAGGTCCTTGTGAAAGACATGAATGATTTCAACTTCACACAGAGGCAGCATGTGCCAGTGCCGCCATCAGTGCAGCTGCGGTGGCGGCAGACCGATAGCATAATGGTTGACTCTGATATGGACATTGTCAACAGATCCAGAAATGAGGAGAAAATGAAGATTATAAAGATTTTGCTTGAGCAAGATGGTCATTGTAGTGGGGGGGTTCCCATGGTTGTTCCTATTGTTGGAGTGGGTGGTCTCGGCAAGACTACTTTTGTGCAGCTCATTTACAATGACCCTGAAATTGAGAAGCATTTCAGTCTCCGGAGGTGGTGTTGTGTGTCAGAAGATTTTGACATTGCTAATATTGCAAGCAAAGTCTGCCAAAGACATGAGGAAGATCGTGAGAAAGCATTGCAGGAACTGCGGAAAGAATTGAGTGGGAAGAGGTATCTTATTGTGTTGGATGATGTCTGGAATCGGGATCCTGATAAGTGGGGGAAACTGGTGACATGTCTTAAGCAAGGTGACAGGGGCAGCGCAATACTGACAACAACTCGTGATGCACAAGTAGCTCGAGTTATGACCATGGGTGCACCTGGAGCCTATAACCTTCAAAATTTGGGTGACAAGTATATGAAGGAAATAATTCAAAGCAGAGCCTTCAGTGTGCAAAAGCCAAGCAGTGACGAGCTGGATGTGGTTGTTGATAAGATTGTCCACAGATGTGTTGGTTCTCCTTTGGCAGCCAAAGCATTTGGCTCAATGTTGAGCACCAAGAGCAGTATACAAGAATGGAAGGATATGTTAGCAAAAAGTCAAATTTGCGATGAGAGGACAGAGATTTTTCCTATACTGAAGCTCAGCTACGATGACCTGCCGTCAGACATGAAGCAGTGCTTTGCATTCTGTGCTGTGTTTCCCAAAGATTATGAGATTGATGTGGACAGTCTGATCCAACTATGGATGGCTCACGACCTCATACACGCGCAAGCTGAAGATAATCCTGACTTGATAGGTAAAGAAATTTTTAACCAACTAGCTTGGAGATCTTTCTTTCAAGATGTGAAGCAAACCCCACCACCGATTGATGACTATGGGAGACGAAAACAGCTCCGTAGTGGAAAATTATGTAGGATGCATGATCTTATGCACGATGTGGCTCTGTCTATCATGGGAAAAGAATGTGCAACCATAGCTGATAGGGCCAATGTGATGTCATTGTCCAATCCTGCTCGCCACATGTTTATATCATACCAACGACCTGGCACTCGTTTGGATGATTTTCTGAAGAAGCATTCTTCAACACTCCAAACGTTGTTATACTCACATCCGTGGATTTATTATGAGTCAGCACCACATTTATCGAAGTACAATTCCTTACGGGCAATGCAGCTCTGTCGACTGAAAAAACTTCCAGTTAAGCCAAGGCACTTGCAGCACCTTAGGTATCTTAACTTGTCAAGCAACTGGATTAAAGAACTTCCTGAAGAAATATCTTTACTATATAATTTATTGACCATGGATGTTTCTCATTGTTGGTCTCTTTGCCGGCTTCCAAATAATATGAAATATATGAGAAGCCTCCGGCATCTCTACACCAATGGATGCACATCATTAGAATGCATGCCTCCTGACCTTGGACAAGTAACTTCTCTACAGACTTTAACATATTTTGTGGTGGGTTCCAGCTCCAGTTGCAGCACTGTTGGTGAACTCCAACACTTAAATCTCAGCGGTGAACTAGATTTAAATGGCCTTGAAAATGCAACTGAAGAGCATGTGAAAGCtgccagtcttggaattaaagAGAAACTCACACACTTATCTCTGAAATGGAATAGTCAGGATGACGACGAATTAATATCAGATTGTCACAGCAAGGTGCTAGATGCTCTTAAACCTCCTGGTGGGATGGAGATGCTAAGGATAGTAAACTACAAAGGTAGCAATATACCGACATGGGTGAAAGATCTTGGTTCATTTCAGCAGAAATTGACAGAGCTCCATCTAATTGGATGTACAATGTGTGAAGACTTCCCTGAATTCTCTCATATGAGAGTTCTTCAAGTCCTTCGACTGAAAAAGCTATATAAACTGCGGAGCCTGTGCAGAAACATAGCATTCATGGATTTTCCAGCATTAAAAGAACTCAAGTTGTGTGATCTGAAAAGCCTGGAGAGATGGGTGGAAACTGAAGCAGCATTCATGGACGAAATAACCTTTCCTCTTCTTGAGAAGATTTGTATTAAGGACTGTCCAAAATTGACTAGTCTACCTGAAGcaccgaagatgaaggtgatcAAGATAAAAGAAGACAAGGCACAGCTGTCCCTTTCATTAATTTCAGCCAGATACATGTCTTCATTGTCTGTGTTGGAATTGCATGTAGGAGGCACAGAAGCAGCGCTGGAGCTTGATCAGAATCAGGAATTATCAATTGCACAAATGAGTATTAGAGGCTGCAGCTTTTTATTCACCTCAAGTTCATCACGACATATTGCTGGGATTTGGAAATGGTTTGGACAGCTTCAAGAACTGGAGATTAGAGGTTGCAGTTGTGTCATCTACTGGCCAGAGGAAGAGTTCTTTAGCTTGGTGTCCTTAACGAAATTAAAACTTGTTTGGTGCACTAATCTAACTGGCCGTGCACCAGTGAATGGTGTAGCAACAAGAGCAAGGGATGAGCTCCTACCACAGCTAAAGAAACTAGAGGTAGACGGATGTGAAAGCTTAACCGAGCTGTTCGTGCTTCCTCGATCTATTACACATATCAATATTGATGGGTGCTGTAGTTTTGAGTTCATATGGGGAAAAGATGATACAGAGTCGATGAGTGTACAGGTGGAGCATGGCAAGGACCTCACAACAGCGCCAGAGCAATTGCAAGGAAGTACTAAATCCTTACCTTGCCTAGAGACTCTATATATACGTGGCTCTGATAAGTTAGCAACACTTCCAAATATACCACCATCTCTCAAAAAGTTATCAGTTTATCACTGCCCAGAGCTTCGTTACATATCAGGGCATTTGGATGCGCTCGTGAATGTGGGTATTGGCTCCTGCAACAAGTTGGAATCTCCAGAGTGGGGCAACATGCCCGCATTAAAAGATTTCGGACTCATTAGATGCAAACGTCTAACATCCTTACCTGGCAGTCTTGGGAGTTACTCTGCTCTTATCAGGGTTCTGGTCGAATACTGCCCTGCCATAGATATGAGGCCTCTTTATGAACATCTCCCACAAAGGCTTGACAGCCTTGAATATAAAGACTTGTCACATGTTCGATCAAGCGATCCTCGTGAAG GACCTAAACTTCGGGACCCAAAATCTTGGATATATGCTATTCCAGGGTGCAAGGATCGGGTGTATAGCTGA